The Planctomycetota bacterium genomic sequence CATCATCTCGCGCACGTTGCCCAACGACTTCCATTCGCTGCACGTCGAGCGACTGGCCGGGTTCTTTTCGCAGTTGCGCGAGACGCTCCATTCGCTGGCCCCGAACCATCGCGACAATCCGCGCGTGGTGCTGCTGTCGCCGGGGCCGCGCAGCTCGACGTATTTTGAAGACGCCTACCTGGCGCGCTACCTGGGTTACACGCTGGCCGAAGGGGGCGATCTGACGGTTCGCGACACGAGCGTCTACTTGAAAACGCTCGGCGGCTTGTTGCCGGTCGATGTGATCTTGCGCCGCCTGTCGGACGAGGATTGCGATCCGTTGGAGCTGCGCCCTGATTCAGCGCTGGGCGTGTCGGGTCTGGTCCAGGCGGCGCGCTCGGGCCAGGTCTCGATCGCCAACTCGTTGGGGAGCGGCTACCTCGAAGCGCCGGCCCTGATGGCGCTGCTGCCCGAGATTTGCCAACACCTGCTTGGCGAGGAGCTGAAGCTGCCGTCGGTCCCCACGTGGTGGTGCGCTCGGGAAGAAGACCGGCTGTACGTGGAGTCGCACCTGGAAGAGCTGACCATCCGGCCGGCGATCCTGCACCGTGGTTCCGGGCCGATCTTTGGCTCGCGACTGACCCGGCAACAGCGGATCGAATTGCTCGAAGTGATCCGACAGTCGCCCGCCCAGTATGTCGCCCAGCCGCAGGTGGCGCGCTCGACCGCGCCGGTCTGGGCCTGCGGCGGGTTGCAACCCTGGCAGGTCGGTGTCCGCGTCTTTGCCGCGGCCGTGCCCGACGGCAGCTACTTGGTCATGCCGGGCGGGCTGCTGCGCGCCAGCTCGGGCAACGAGGCGATGGGCGAGTCGATCTCCGGCGGGCAATTGAGCAAAGACCTCTGGGTGTTGGCCGAAGGGCCGGTCAAAACGGTCACGCTGTTGAAGCCGCCGGGCACGGCCGTCGAGCTGCGCCGCAGCACCAACGACCTGCCCAGCCGCGTGGCCGACCATTTGTACTGGCTGGGTCGACAAGTCGAACGGGCCGAAGGGATGGTCCGCCATTTGCGCAGCATCGTCGTCCGCATGACCAATGAACTCGACCCCGGCGGGCTCCCCGAGTTGGTCGCGCTGGTGCAATCGCTGACCGAGTTTGGCCAAGCGCCGGTCAGCCAACGAGTGGAGGCGGAAGAGGTCTTCGACGCGCTACAGACCGAGGTGATTTCGTTCATCTTCGACGCCCAGCGCAACAACGGGCTGTACGCCACGATCATGGCCGTGCATCGCAGCGCCAGCGCTGTGCGCGACCGGATTTCGATCGACAGTTGGCGGATCGTCAACCAGCTTGATATCGACATGCTCTTTCCCCGCACGGCCAGCATGGGACGGATGGGGGAAGTGCTGCTGGGGCTGAACCAGATGTTGAATCTGCTGGCCGCGCTGAGCGGGTTGGGAACCGAGAGCATGACGCGCGGCCCAGGCTGGCGATTCCTGGACATGGGACGGCGCATCGAGCGCGGGCGGCACACGGCGCAACTGTTGCAGCGGACGCTGGTCCGCTGGCAGGGGGACTTGCTGCCGCTGCTCGAATCGCTGCTCGAAATCGCCGATAGCTCGATGACCTATCGCTATCGGTATCTGGCGGCGCTGCAACCGGCGCCGGTGCTGGACTTGCTGTTGACCGACGAGACGAATCCACGCTCGGTTGGGTTTCAATTGTGCGCGCTATTCGATCACGTGCGGCAGTTGCCGGCCCAGCATTCCGACCCGCT encodes the following:
- a CDS encoding circularly permuted type 2 ATP-grasp protein — protein: MSSASPPVDSSLPDGPFRQYTPPAGGYDEVLSADGRLRGPWARFVGRLSELGPSGLAQRSDYARRLLRENGVTYNVFGAPEGPDRPWELDPIPLLIEKREWDPLAAGLAQRAMLLNSILADIYGSQQLVRSGLLPPELVFGHSGFLYPCHGLNVAQNIWLHLYASHLARGPDGRWVVLADRTQGPSGAGYAVENRIIISRTLPNDFHSLHVERLAGFFSQLRETLHSLAPNHRDNPRVVLLSPGPRSSTYFEDAYLARYLGYTLAEGGDLTVRDTSVYLKTLGGLLPVDVILRRLSDEDCDPLELRPDSALGVSGLVQAARSGQVSIANSLGSGYLEAPALMALLPEICQHLLGEELKLPSVPTWWCAREEDRLYVESHLEELTIRPAILHRGSGPIFGSRLTRQQRIELLEVIRQSPAQYVAQPQVARSTAPVWACGGLQPWQVGVRVFAAAVPDGSYLVMPGGLLRASSGNEAMGESISGGQLSKDLWVLAEGPVKTVTLLKPPGTAVELRRSTNDLPSRVADHLYWLGRQVERAEGMVRHLRSIVVRMTNELDPGGLPELVALVQSLTEFGQAPVSQRVEAEEVFDALQTEVISFIFDAQRNNGLYATIMAVHRSASAVRDRISIDSWRIVNQLDIDMLFPRTASMGRMGEVLLGLNQMLNLLAALSGLGTESMTRGPGWRFLDMGRRIERGRHTAQLLQRTLVRWQGDLLPLLESLLEIADSSMTYRYRYLAALQPAPVLDLLLTDETNPRSVGFQLCALFDHVRQLPAQHSDPLRNPEQRITLAAQAASRLADVEALVEPDEHGVRKRLEDFLEQTAHQLSQLSDSMTHTYLAHTGPSRQLGSASITSTV